The following coding sequences are from one Oncorhynchus clarkii lewisi isolate Uvic-CL-2024 chromosome 20, UVic_Ocla_1.0, whole genome shotgun sequence window:
- the LOC139376855 gene encoding bone morphogenetic protein 4-like translates to MNIDISSENKPTMPSSVTQCFLFSWVVLLFSLCQGEGRPRLGQEEHQRAFVLESVKTGILSSMGMEREARPREMASEEELMRMHRLYRETLRQLRRSSSQEGETQRSPRRASTVLHPATVEPLKVLWSDEEHPSDMLWYRAVFHKNPHIRKELTLARAELKLYRQLLDGSKAAEPTIRDEVHVKIYETKPLNSSLLIHTETLVQTVAARTGDLTLDIRTVVGKWSERSDGHSLVVEVELALEEGTDPKRTPQMVLEVDLVEARSAGRRRRTRSNKEDNCDEDGSCCRKSINVSFKEIGWSDWVVAPTGYKMHFCDGSCPHNYKPASMHAQAKSRLHHINKGATPHPCCVPAAYEPVILMHYDSWGKLKLTPFNDLIVSKCHCA, encoded by the exons ATGAACATTGACATCTCCTCTGAGAACAAACCTACCATGCCTAGCTCAGTCACACAGTGCTTTCTCTTCTCTTGGGTGGTCCTCCTCTTCAGCCTCTGTCAGGGGGAGGGCCGACCCCGCCTGGGGCAGGAGGAGCACCAGAGGGCATTTGTCTTGGAGTCAGTGAAGACAGGGATCCTGAGCTCCATGGGGATGGAAAGGGAGGCCAGGCCCAGGGAAATGGCTTCAGAAGAGGAGCTGATGAGGATGCATAGGCTCTACAGGGAAACACTGAGGCAGCTGAGAAGGAGCTCCAGTCAGGAGGGGGAAACCCAGCGTTCCCCAAGGAGGGCATCCACTGTGCTTCATCCAGCCACAG TGGAGCCTCTCAAAGTGCTTTGGAGTGATGAGGAACATCCATCAGATATGCTTTGGTACAGAGCTGTATTCCACAAGAACCCACACATCAGGAAGGAGCTCACTTTGGCCCGGGCTGAGCTGAAGCTCTACAGACAGCTGTTGGATGGCTCTAAAGCTGCCGAGCCCACAATTAGGGATGAGGTTCATGTGAAGATCTATGAGACGAAACCACTGAACTCTTCTCTATTGATTCACACAGAGACCCTTGTTCAGACGGTCGCTGCAAGAACTGGTGATTTGACTTTGGACATCAGAACTGTGGTTGGTAAGTGGAGTGAGAGGTCGGACGGCCACTCTCTGGTTGTGGAAGTAGAACTGGCCTTAGAAGAGGGAACTGATCCCAAGAGGACCCCTCAGATGGTCCTGGAGGTAGACCTTGTAGAAGCTAGATCAGCAGGCAGAAGAAGACGGACTCGCTCCAACAAAGAGGACAACTGTGACGAAGACGGTAGCTGCTGCCGAAAATCCATCAATGTGTCCTTCAAGGAGATTGGCTGGTCAGACTGGGTCGTGGCCCCCACTGGTTACAAAATGCATTTCTGCGACGGCTCCTGTCCACACAACTACAAGCCAGCCAGCATGCACGCGCAAGCAAAGTCTCGTCTTCACCACATCAACAAGGGAGCAACACCTCACCCCTGTTGTGTGCCGGCAGCCTACGAGCCTGTGATCCTCATGCACTATGACAGTTGGGGAAAGTTGAAGCTCACACCCTTCAATGACTTGATTGTCAGCAAATGCCACTGTGCTTGA